A genomic stretch from Prochlorococcus marinus str. MIT 9312 includes:
- a CDS encoding AAA family ATPase — protein sequence MLIQLKIKNIALIEIIEINFEKGLNIITGDSGSGKSLVLDSLNVLFGGTNIPLKHLIRPGKDHCAIEAKFSSSFHINNWLISNGFQSSSSVLNIKRISYRKNNKVLSKYSLNNLSINKKSLEELGGLLIDFAGQSDTFIFHTQDKRRLIIDDLCSHEFRDTSAKIKKIWGESQFLKGLMNEKIESSRKQDENNLVIKQMLKSLEEANLNSSEEILELESLENKLVNNLEINHSIQSCLDNLNNFSHDEPSVAFLINQSIKNLNRTSDFDLKIQKFRDKLLDIQTYVEDLIFALNSYIQDIDNHESNLSEIQQRLFFLKNLERTFSLALPQLIEKRDQLRTHFLKNDKDNEIRNIENQIENLQSKLNSLFLNQSSERKKVAKQLQDSVISILRNLGLENANFSIQFSECKPSGDGIDNINFLFSANPDQKLAPLSNVISGGEMSRFLLAIKSSISKKPNTFFLDEIDNGLSGKSLFSLVELIKEISKGQQVLCITHQPFLAARGLAHFKVNKNVMDGITYTSISKLTTKKQRQHELIELIGGASAEVNDYASRLLDQAAA from the coding sequence ATGCTAATACAATTAAAAATAAAAAATATAGCCTTAATAGAAATTATAGAAATTAATTTTGAAAAAGGTTTGAACATCATTACTGGGGATTCTGGTTCAGGAAAATCACTTGTTTTAGATTCCTTAAATGTTTTATTTGGTGGAACCAATATACCTTTAAAGCACTTAATACGTCCAGGAAAAGATCATTGTGCTATCGAGGCAAAATTTTCTTCTTCTTTTCACATTAATAACTGGTTAATTAGTAATGGTTTTCAAAGCAGTTCTTCAGTACTAAATATCAAAAGAATATCTTATAGAAAAAATAATAAAGTTTTATCCAAATATAGCCTTAACAATTTATCAATTAACAAAAAATCGTTAGAAGAACTTGGAGGATTATTAATAGATTTTGCAGGTCAATCAGATACTTTTATATTTCATACTCAAGATAAGAGAAGATTAATTATTGATGATTTATGTTCGCATGAATTTAGAGATACTAGTGCAAAGATTAAAAAAATATGGGGGGAAAGTCAGTTTTTAAAAGGATTAATGAATGAAAAAATAGAATCTTCTAGGAAGCAAGATGAAAACAATTTAGTAATTAAACAAATGTTGAAGAGTTTAGAGGAAGCTAACTTAAATTCCAGTGAGGAAATCTTAGAATTAGAGTCACTAGAAAATAAACTTGTAAATAATCTCGAAATAAATCATTCAATTCAATCATGTTTAGATAACTTAAATAATTTTAGCCATGATGAACCATCAGTCGCTTTTTTGATAAATCAATCAATCAAAAATTTAAACAGAACATCAGATTTTGATTTAAAAATTCAAAAGTTTAGAGATAAGTTATTAGATATCCAAACTTATGTTGAAGATCTCATTTTTGCTCTAAATTCATATATACAAGACATAGATAATCATGAATCTAATCTTTCAGAAATACAACAAAGATTATTTTTTTTAAAAAACTTGGAAAGAACTTTTTCATTAGCCCTACCTCAATTAATTGAAAAGCGAGATCAATTAAGGACACACTTTCTAAAAAACGATAAAGATAATGAGATTCGTAATATTGAAAATCAAATTGAAAATTTACAAAGTAAATTAAATTCTTTATTTCTTAATCAATCTTCTGAAAGAAAAAAAGTTGCCAAACAGTTACAAGATTCAGTAATCTCCATTTTAAGAAATCTAGGATTAGAAAATGCAAATTTTTCTATTCAATTTTCCGAATGTAAGCCCTCTGGGGATGGAATTGATAATATAAATTTTTTGTTTTCGGCTAATCCTGATCAGAAGCTTGCTCCATTATCAAATGTTATTTCTGGTGGAGAAATGTCAAGATTCTTATTAGCTATTAAATCTAGTATTTCTAAAAAACCAAATACTTTCTTTTTAGATGAAATTGATAACGGTTTAAGTGGTAAATCCTTATTTTCTTTGGTTGAGCTAATAAAAGAAATTTCTAAAGGCCAACAGGTTTTATGTATTACACATCAGCCTTTCTTAGCTGCTCGAGGATTAGCTCATTTTAAAGTTAATAAAAACGTAATGGATGGAATAACTTATACTTCAATATCAAAACTAACTACAAAAAAACAACGACAACATGAATTAATAGAACTTATTGGTGGTGCTTCTGCTGAAGTAAATGATTATGCTTCTAGACTTTTAGACCAAGCAGCTGCATAA
- a CDS encoding ABC1 kinase family protein, whose protein sequence is MKEDFTDFIEVSGLLDYDPDTISKIYKKNPKRLLKRLWQTLIPIFAYIFSVGWDKLTGKLNNNETARFRAKELTNLLVELGPAFVKAGQALSTRPDIIPGILLEELSNLQDQLPGFNGDKAMELIEEDLGSKIDEIFLAIDKEPISAASLGQVHKGKLKNEEIVAVKVQRPGLREQITLDLYIVRNIAYWLKNNIGLIRSDLVALIDELGKRVFEEMDYLNEAENAEKFRNMHKHNQMIAVPKIYKEITSRRVLTMEWIEGTKLTNLEDVKKLGIDPDKMIDIGVQCSLEQLLEHGFFHADPHPGNLLALKDGRLCYLDFGMMSEVSRDSRSGLIQAVVHLVNKNFDKLSQDFVKLGFLSEEVNLEPIVPAFQDIFINAVEQGVSKMDFKSVTDDMSGVMYKFPFRLPPYYALIIRSLLTLEGIALSVDPNFKILGAAYPYFARRLMEDPDPQLRESLKEMLFDDKKFKWDRLEDLLSNAAKQTNLDLEKLLDEVINLLFSPKGGFLRNEIIEGLTNQIDLISLKLLKNLNHYLPNSIKLNMTDENNNLSDLIMYVTPLRNFLEILQKVPGYSIDIFLKRVPRLINEPYTKEMGIKIAKKVTEKGVVRLVKIAAGANI, encoded by the coding sequence ATGAAAGAAGATTTTACTGATTTTATTGAAGTATCTGGACTGTTGGATTATGATCCAGATACAATATCTAAAATTTACAAAAAAAACCCTAAAAGACTTTTAAAAAGACTTTGGCAAACACTTATACCTATTTTTGCTTATATATTTTCTGTAGGGTGGGATAAATTAACTGGTAAATTAAATAATAATGAAACTGCAAGATTTAGGGCAAAAGAATTAACAAATTTATTAGTAGAACTTGGGCCAGCATTTGTTAAAGCAGGTCAAGCTTTATCAACAAGGCCAGATATAATTCCAGGGATTCTTCTTGAAGAATTATCTAACTTGCAAGATCAACTACCAGGATTTAATGGTGATAAGGCTATGGAATTAATAGAAGAAGATTTAGGATCCAAAATAGATGAAATTTTTTTAGCAATTGATAAAGAACCAATTTCTGCTGCTTCTCTAGGTCAAGTGCATAAAGGTAAACTAAAGAATGAAGAAATTGTTGCAGTTAAAGTGCAACGACCAGGTTTAAGAGAACAGATTACTTTAGACCTTTACATAGTAAGAAATATTGCCTATTGGCTAAAAAACAATATTGGATTAATAAGAAGTGATCTCGTGGCATTGATTGATGAATTAGGCAAGAGAGTTTTTGAAGAGATGGATTACTTAAACGAAGCTGAAAATGCAGAAAAGTTTAGAAATATGCATAAACATAACCAAATGATTGCCGTGCCAAAAATTTATAAAGAAATAACATCAAGAAGAGTTTTAACAATGGAATGGATCGAAGGTACAAAATTAACTAATTTAGAAGATGTAAAAAAATTAGGAATCGATCCTGACAAGATGATAGATATAGGCGTGCAGTGCAGCTTAGAACAGCTTTTAGAACATGGTTTTTTTCACGCTGACCCTCATCCAGGAAATTTATTAGCCTTGAAAGATGGCAGATTATGTTATTTAGATTTTGGAATGATGAGCGAAGTATCTAGAGACTCTAGGTCTGGTTTAATACAAGCAGTTGTACATTTAGTAAATAAAAACTTCGATAAATTATCTCAAGATTTTGTAAAATTAGGATTTTTATCCGAAGAAGTTAATCTTGAACCAATAGTTCCCGCATTTCAGGATATTTTCATTAATGCAGTTGAACAAGGAGTTTCAAAAATGGATTTCAAGAGCGTTACAGACGACATGTCTGGTGTTATGTATAAATTCCCATTCAGATTACCCCCATACTATGCGCTTATAATCAGGTCATTACTGACATTAGAAGGTATTGCATTAAGCGTCGACCCAAATTTTAAAATATTAGGTGCAGCTTATCCATATTTTGCGAGAAGATTGATGGAAGATCCTGACCCACAATTAAGAGAAAGTTTGAAAGAAATGCTTTTTGATGATAAAAAATTTAAATGGGACCGCTTAGAAGATCTTCTTTCTAACGCTGCAAAGCAAACAAATCTTGATTTAGAAAAGCTTTTAGATGAAGTCATCAATCTTCTCTTTTCACCAAAAGGAGGGTTTCTAAGAAATGAAATAATTGAAGGCCTAACAAATCAAATAGATTTAATAAGTCTTAAACTACTGAAAAATTTAAATCACTATCTTCCTAACTCAATTAAATTAAATATGACTGATGAAAATAACAACTTAAGTGACCTTATAATGTATGTAACACCATTAAGAAACTTTTTAGAGATTTTACAGAAAGTACCAGGATATTCTATTGATATTTTTCTAAAAAGAGTTCCTCGACTTATTAACGAGCCTTATACAAAAGAAATGGGTATAAAAATTGCAAAAAAAGTAACCGAAAAAGGAGTAGTTAGACTCGTAAAGATTGCCGCTGGAGCAAATATCTAA
- a CDS encoding alpha/beta hydrolase, whose translation MNFNKIIIIKLFFIIINFQFLFNIPKANAAEEIKIIYSIFSRTIKVNSLKTFAQEGESTKKLRRILRATRSTDKEIRSVLNKDFELPITIASKLVYSEIGNVFLTRLSSIIHPPRADDQRTGMLALRASVIQGINIGNGKINMINFFEGYPTKTIILDVNALSKVMNKVESISELLDFFTNSPLEKIKTN comes from the coding sequence ATGAACTTTAATAAAATTATAATAATAAAATTATTTTTTATTATTATAAATTTTCAATTTCTTTTTAATATTCCAAAAGCTAATGCTGCTGAAGAAATTAAAATTATATACAGCATTTTTTCTAGAACAATTAAAGTAAATTCATTAAAAACTTTTGCTCAAGAAGGTGAATCAACAAAAAAATTAAGAAGAATTTTAAGAGCAACTAGATCTACAGACAAAGAAATTAGATCAGTATTAAATAAAGATTTTGAGCTCCCTATTACGATTGCAAGTAAATTAGTATATTCAGAAATAGGAAATGTTTTTTTAACAAGACTTTCATCTATAATCCACCCTCCCAGGGCAGATGATCAAAGAACAGGTATGTTGGCCCTTAGGGCGAGTGTAATTCAAGGTATTAACATAGGAAATGGGAAAATAAATATGATAAATTTTTTTGAAGGATATCCAACAAAAACTATTATTTTAGATGTCAACGCTTTAAGCAAAGTTATGAATAAAGTAGAATCAATTTCAGAACTATTAGACTTTTTTACAAACTCTCCTCTAGAAAAAATCAAAACAAATTAA